One genomic region from Strix uralensis isolate ZFMK-TIS-50842 chromosome 5, bStrUra1, whole genome shotgun sequence encodes:
- the PSMC2 gene encoding 26S proteasome regulatory subunit 7 — translation MPDYLGADQRKTKEEEKEDKPIRALDEGDIALLKTYGQSTYSRQIKQVEDDIQQLLKKINELTGIKESDTGLAPPALWDLAADKQTLQSEQPLQVARCTKIINADSEDPKYIINVKQFAKFVVDLSDQVAPTDIEEGMRVGVDRNKYQIHIPLPPKIDPTVTMMQVEEKPDVTYSDVGGCKEQIEKLREVVETPLLHPERFVNLGIEPPKGVLLFGPPGTGKTLCARAVANRTDACFIRVIGSELVQKYVGEGARMVRELFEMARTKKACLIFFDEIDAIGGARFDDGAGGDNEVQRTMLELINQLDGFDPRGNIKVLMATNRPDTLDPALMRPGRLDRKIEFSLPDLEGRTHIFKIHARSMSVERDIRFELLARLCPNSTGAEIRSVCTEAGMFAIRARRKIATEKDFLEAVNKVIKSYAKFSATPRYMTYN, via the exons ATGCCGGACTACCTGGGCGCCGACCAGAGGAAGActaaggaggaggagaaggaggataAACCCATCCGCG CTCTGGATGAAGGAGATATTGCCTTGCTGAAAACATAT GGCCAGAGCACATACTCAAGGCAGATCAAGCAAGTAGAAGATGATATTCAACAACTGCTTAAGAAAATCAATGAGCTCACTG GAATCAAGGAATCCGACACTGGCCTGGCTCCTCCTGCCCTGTGGGATCTGGCTGCAGATAAGCAAACTCTCCAAAGTGAGCAACCATTGCAGGTTGCAAG GTGTACAAAGATAATCAATGCAGACTCGGAGGATCCCAAGTACATTATCAATGTCAAGCAGTTTGCCAAATTCGTGGTGGATCTGAGTGACCAGGTGGCACCTACTGACATAGAAGAAGGCATGCGAGTTGG GGTGGACAGGAACAAGTATCAAATCCATATCCCCTTGCCTCCAAAGATTGATCCCACAGTCACCATGATGCAA GTAGAAGAAAAACCAGATGTCACTTACAGTGATGTTGGTGGTTGTAAAGAGCAGATTGAAAAGCTGAGAGAGGTGGTTGAAACCCCTCTGCTTCAT CCTGAAAGATTTGTTAACCTTGGAATTGAGCCTCCCAAAGGAGTACTTTTGTTTGGACCACCTGGTACAGGCAAAACACTTTGTGCCCGTGCCGTTGCTAACAGGACTGATGCCTGCTTCATCAGAGTAATTGGATCTGAATTGGTGCAGAAGTACGTGGGAGAG gGAGCTCGAATGGTTCGTGAACTCTTTGAAATGGCCAGAACTAAAAAAGCTTGTCTCATATTCTTTGATGAAATTGATGCCATTGGAG GGGCTCGTTTTGAtgatggggctgggggtgacaATGAAGTGCAACGTACTATGCTGGAGCTGATCAACCAGTTGGATGGTTTTGACCCACGAGGCAACATCAAAGTGCTGATGGCTACAAACAGACCCGATACTCTGGATCCAGCGCTGATGAGGCCTGGCAGGTTGGATAGGAAGATAGAGTTTAGCTTGCCTGATCTTGAG GGGCGAACTCACATATTCAAAATACATGCTCGTTCCATGAGTGTTGAAAGAGACATCAGATTTGAGCTCTTGGCTCGGCTGTGCCCTAATAGCACAG GGGCTGAGATTCGCAGTGTCTGCACGGAGGCAGGCATGTTTGCTATCCGAGCGCGTCGGAAAATCGCAACAGAGAAAGACTTCTTAGAAGCAGTGAACAAAGTCATTAAATCGTATGCAAAGTTCAGTGCTACCCCCCGCTACATGACCTACAACTAA